The Stenotrophomonas maltophilia genome includes a region encoding these proteins:
- a CDS encoding MBL fold metallo-hydrolase, which translates to MIADPSIHTIDTGFQRPDFDAAYLIVENDRAAFVDCGTGLSVPAMLQALANAGLAVDAVDWLLLTHVHLDHAGGAGLLMQQLPNAKAVLHPRGAPHMIDPTRLIAGATAVYGAEEIARSYGRIEAIPEHRVVVAEDGHRIDLAGRELVLLHTPGHALHHYCVWDARSRSWFTGDTFGISYRELDSAQGAFIFPTSSPVQFDPEAMKASIQRMLGYGPQAMYLTHYGRVEQVQKLANDLFEQIDAMATIGRQCDGRPDRHRCLLAALQALYLERAQLHGCALDDAAVIAVLAMDIELNAQGLACWLDRISR; encoded by the coding sequence GCGTTCGTCGACTGTGGCACGGGGCTGTCGGTGCCGGCCATGCTGCAGGCGCTGGCCAACGCGGGTCTGGCCGTTGACGCGGTGGACTGGCTGCTGCTCACGCACGTGCACCTGGACCACGCCGGCGGCGCCGGCCTGCTGATGCAGCAGCTGCCCAACGCAAAGGCAGTGCTGCACCCGCGCGGTGCGCCGCACATGATCGACCCGACCCGGCTGATTGCCGGTGCCACGGCGGTGTACGGTGCCGAGGAAATCGCGCGCAGCTATGGTCGTATCGAGGCCATTCCCGAACATCGTGTGGTGGTGGCCGAGGACGGCCACCGTATCGACCTGGCCGGCCGCGAGCTGGTGCTGCTGCACACCCCGGGCCACGCACTGCACCATTACTGCGTGTGGGATGCGCGCAGCCGCAGCTGGTTCACCGGCGATACCTTCGGCATTTCCTACCGCGAGCTGGACAGCGCGCAGGGGGCCTTCATCTTCCCGACCTCGTCGCCGGTGCAGTTCGACCCGGAAGCGATGAAGGCCTCGATCCAGCGCATGCTGGGCTATGGCCCGCAGGCGATGTACCTGACCCACTACGGACGTGTGGAACAGGTGCAGAAACTGGCCAACGACCTGTTCGAACAGATCGATGCGATGGCCACCATCGGCCGCCAGTGCGATGGCCGGCCGGACCGCCACCGCTGCCTGCTGGCCGCGCTGCAGGCGCTGTACCTGGAACGTGCACAGCTGCATGGCTGTGCGCTGGACGATGCGGCGGTGATCGCTGTTCTGGCGATGGACATCGAACTCAACGCGCAGGGCCTGGCCTGCTGGCTGGACCGCATCAGCAGGTAG
- a CDS encoding M28 family metallopeptidase, which yields MRVLLLSSCLFVGGLAHAANDLPGGGIDPQALSRHVRVLASDEFEGRAPATEGEERTVQYLIEQFRSYGLQPGGVDGSWVQPVPLVRAQLDGPAKASLSLKQGKRALANGVDVTLQSLQPRKRVQIKDAPLVFVGYGIDAPERHWNDYKDVDLHGKIAVVLINDADFEADAPGAFDGKAVTYYGRWTYKFEEAARRGAEGVLIVHETAPAAYGWATVKSSSTSPLFDIERGQAEAMAQHTPLRGWMQRELAEAIFADAGLDFDAEKRKAMRADFRPVALDNAKLSVDFALKREQVVTRNVVAKLPGGEHADEAVIFSAHWDAFGIGQADAKGDRIRRGAIDNATGVATVLELGRVFAAGPQPQRTLYFVALTAEEKGLLGASYYAAHPLAPLDKTAAVLNIEMFSPDGATRDIASWGKGRVSLEGDLERVAKARGRSYSPDPNLEAGFFYRADHFAFARLGVPAITIGPGLDKLDGGVEAGRALREKYFADCYHQACDAWTPSWDPSGHAADTLLVYDLGAELANSRRWPTWEKESEFRGARDKSEAARR from the coding sequence ATGCGCGTGTTGCTGCTGTCGTCCTGCCTGTTTGTCGGTGGCCTGGCCCATGCGGCCAACGACCTGCCGGGTGGCGGCATCGATCCGCAGGCTCTGTCGCGCCACGTGCGTGTGCTGGCGTCGGATGAATTCGAGGGTCGCGCGCCGGCCACCGAGGGCGAAGAGCGCACGGTGCAGTACCTGATCGAGCAGTTCCGCAGCTACGGCCTGCAGCCGGGTGGCGTGGATGGCAGCTGGGTGCAGCCGGTGCCGCTGGTGCGCGCGCAGCTGGACGGGCCGGCCAAGGCCAGCCTGTCGCTGAAGCAGGGCAAGCGCGCGCTGGCCAACGGCGTGGACGTGACCCTGCAGAGCCTGCAGCCGCGCAAGCGCGTGCAGATCAAGGACGCGCCACTGGTGTTCGTCGGCTATGGCATCGACGCACCGGAACGCCACTGGAACGACTACAAGGACGTGGACCTGCACGGCAAGATCGCCGTGGTGCTGATCAACGACGCCGATTTCGAAGCCGATGCGCCGGGCGCGTTCGATGGCAAGGCGGTGACCTACTACGGCCGCTGGACCTACAAGTTCGAGGAAGCCGCGCGCCGTGGTGCCGAGGGTGTGCTGATCGTGCACGAGACCGCGCCGGCCGCCTATGGCTGGGCCACTGTGAAGAGCTCGAGCACCTCGCCGCTGTTCGACATCGAACGCGGCCAGGCCGAGGCGATGGCGCAGCACACGCCGCTGCGTGGCTGGATGCAGCGCGAACTTGCCGAGGCGATCTTCGCTGACGCCGGCTTGGACTTCGATGCCGAGAAGCGCAAGGCGATGCGTGCGGACTTCCGCCCGGTGGCACTGGACAACGCGAAGCTGAGCGTGGATTTCGCGCTCAAGCGCGAGCAGGTGGTGACCCGCAACGTGGTGGCCAAGCTGCCCGGTGGTGAACACGCCGACGAGGCCGTGATCTTCTCCGCGCACTGGGATGCGTTCGGTATCGGCCAAGCCGACGCCAAGGGCGACCGCATCCGCCGTGGTGCGATCGACAACGCCACCGGCGTGGCCACGGTGCTGGAACTGGGCCGCGTGTTCGCCGCCGGCCCGCAGCCGCAGCGCACGCTGTACTTCGTGGCCCTCACCGCCGAAGAGAAGGGCCTGCTGGGCGCCAGCTACTACGCCGCGCATCCGCTGGCGCCGCTGGACAAGACCGCTGCAGTGCTGAACATCGAGATGTTCAGCCCGGATGGCGCGACCCGCGACATCGCTTCGTGGGGCAAGGGCCGGGTGTCGCTGGAAGGCGACCTGGAACGCGTGGCCAAGGCCCGCGGTCGCAGCTACAGCCCGGACCCGAACCTGGAGGCCGGCTTCTTCTACCGCGCCGACCACTTCGCCTTTGCCCGCCTGGGCGTGCCGGCGATTACCATCGGCCCGGGCCTGGACAAGCTGGACGGCGGCGTTGAAGCCGGCCGCGCGCTGCGCGAGAAGTACTTCGCCGACTGCTACCACCAGGCCTGCGATGCCTGGACCCCGAGCTGGGATCCGAGCGGCCACGCGGCTGACACTCTGCTGGTCTACGACCTGGGTGCCGAGCTGGCCAACAGCCGCCGCTGGCCGACGTGGGAGAAGGAATCGGAGTTCCGCGGCGCGCGCGACAAGAGCGAAGCGGCCCGCCGCTGA